The sequence GAGGACGGCAACCGGAACCTCTCCGACTCGCTGCCGCGCCGGGCGGACGAGGTCGAGGCGTGGATGGCCCGGCTGAAGGGCTGACCCCTCCCGCACGGAACGCGCCGGGGCGCGCCGCTCACTACACCGTGAGCAGCGCGCCCTCGCGCCATTTCAGGGCCTTGTCGAAGCTCACCACCGCGCCGCGGCCCGGCCGGTTGCCGAACTGGACGTGGTCGGAGAGCTGCTCGATCAGGTCGAGACCCCGGCCGCTCTCGGCGTCGGTCTCGGCCCGGTGGGAATGCGCGGCTGGGCGAAGCGCGCGGCGGGACGGGAATCCCGGCCCCGAGTCGGTGACCTCGATACGGCATGTCTCGCCGTCCAGATAGGCCGTGACCCGGTACTGCCCGGAGTCCGCGGCGGGGCGGCCGGTCCCGAAATCCCCGGGCTCCCCGAGCACCGTCCGGTCGCCGCCGTGCTCGACGGCGTTCGCACAGGCCTCGCTGAGCGCGACCGACAGGTCGAAGGAGATGTCCGGATCCACCCCCGCGGTTTCCATGGTGCCGAGCAGAAAACGACGGGCGAGCGGAACGCTCGCAGCTTCGCGCCGCAAATGGAGAGACCACCAGATGCTCATCTTTCAGCCTCCTGGCTGCGGCTCGACGTATCGATACGTATTGCCGCACTCGGCACTTCGTA is a genomic window of Streptomyces sp. YPW6 containing:
- a CDS encoding ATP-binding protein, with the protein product MSIWWSLHLRREAASVPLARRFLLGTMETAGVDPDISFDLSVALSEACANAVEHGGDRTVLGEPGDFGTGRPAADSGQYRVTAYLDGETCRIEVTDSGPGFPSRRALRPAAHSHRAETDAESGRGLDLIEQLSDHVQFGNRPGRGAVVSFDKALKWREGALLTV